A window of the Eretmochelys imbricata isolate rEreImb1 chromosome 7, rEreImb1.hap1, whole genome shotgun sequence genome harbors these coding sequences:
- the LOC144267933 gene encoding uncharacterized protein LOC144267933 produces MAAAAHLLAWSLVLVPALLPVSPLPQPFSSERRTRPQAAEASLGPGWAQELAGWPLLGSPSQEALWTHQALPALSPLALAAPKGSLVFSGAGEPDDELSQGSSPGHSAATSHNSGTPPAPAESSVLPPPAWPLLLGAEDSWQMLEVPPALGPAGTEGAGGPGPATAAFQGHTGLGSGSWPLTPAPGSGALLSPGWALRTGGSLGALAFESRELPSGSEPRSQQPASPSPASPPGAGSGPGPAGQDSPGTPRPMVSTVALAARPGSMAGASSAKWRQVADVGPGGAGQEGWPVSWAPGKGQPVPRANVPREPWEPLEHAWGKGQASYTQGYSHSQRRDSTLPPWGDAQGLPPHPTGRDSQPQPEGRWVPGASLAAMPTATSQLQQMAGAGGSMAGRWPGLAPAVLSAGQLELGDRAWELPPGLAPVHGRLTEPAPPAQGSPAWRLTPAWAEGAMLETRAPAWTEGLSAHQRSTRRALPGSATQPPHLPGKAAPGAEQGLEHPRTRPALYTSLETSPAPTSPRPGAAAEEEIGAPQRVRGAVDPRAPVNNTSTATSAPSPLPPGTTHSDGTRPPGHGSTTAPVPTSPQPPATPRRGLIRVTTQRALQRPPPPEPGPSLPGLAPASSPPCPQASGACSLLPRNQTLLRWADLQHTLGFAWELHLYGTGSLFLLLSLACLASLVVSPVLGPPHLPYTLGANALLLAVGLLRATFLLADPYGARARLPAPAMRLLYNAPFPLLLGAFALLLPPRQSLPLLAALAALQSAGLLGADLLSPLLSPALGVGLRLLSCALGASLLLASLAASWRLRPHRPAAAQRLSRGCEEPQELPGQGGALQGLGPCPRVLLGCSALGLLCCGFQAYGALWLGGVLGPPGEFSWPWWFVQSWFRTCELLLAFALCCAASHPFCPRRGSADHACWAKLGRYFCPHRPAGAPEYPNDCRHWASGTQERAANGDIRESLIRSPPEQVPLRALKDSNEARAAGACSAGGSPSSLCRPGLSPPCPGATHGGHACSERASALSLGALEFRPPSPISLSRSIDEALFKEHLVRDSVFLRASLQGSGRLARRDSCSSLRSGSALTPLAEPRLPAEAWPRRSSLSDLPSQSASLPPGQGLPSEPPTEGAISGSSLDSFSGGSLKISWNPWRHGLSSLESLPREETPSRAPLLPEEAPGPGTPGGAGDSECEARERFLALSKQVDSRSLSSDTIEL; encoded by the exons ATGGCGGCTGCAGCGCACCTCCTCGCCTGGAGCCTGGTCCTGGTGCCGGCACTGCTCCCAGTctcgcccctgccccagccgttCAGCAGCGAGCGCCGCACCAGGCCGCAGGCTGCAGAAGCCTCCCTGGGCCCCGGCtgggcacaggagctggctgggtGGCCCCTTCTGGGCAGCCCCTCCCAAGAGGCTCTCTGGACCCACCAGGCTCTGCCAGCCCTCTCCCCATTGGCGCTGGCTGCCCCTAAGGGGAGCTTggtcttcagtggggctggggagccGGACGATGAGCTGTCGCaaggctccagccctggccactctgcagccaccagccacaacTCGGgcaccccccctgccccagcagaaaGCTCTgttctcccaccccctgcctggcccctgctcctGGGGGCTGAGGACTCTTGGCAGATGCTGGAGGTACCCCCGGCTCTGGGACCTGCTGGCACTgagggggctgggggccctgGCCCAGCCACTGCCGCGTTCCAGGGACACACTGGGCTTGGCTCGGGGAGCTGGCCCCTCACACCCGCACCTGGCTCCGGGGCTCTGCTGTCCCCTGGTTGGGCTCTGAGAACCGGAGGCAGCCTGGGAGCCTTGGCTTTCGAGAGCAGAGAACTGCCCTCAGGCTCGGAgcccaggagccagcagccagCTTCGCCCAGCCCAGCCAGTCCTCCCGGGGCAGGGAGCggcccaggccctgctgggcaggacagtccggGCACACCCAGGCCAATGGTGTCCACCGTCGCCTTGGCGGCCAGGCCGGGCTCCATGGCAGGAGCCAGCAGTGCCAAGTGGCGGCAGGTGGCAGATGTGGGCCCTGGGGGAGCGGGTCAGGAGGGCTGGCCTGTGAGCTGGGCTCCAGGGAAGGGGCAGCCTGTGCCTAGGGCCAATGTCCCCCGGGAGCCCTGGGAACCGCTGGAGCATGCCTGGGGAAAGGGCCAGGCTTCCTACACGCAGGGTTACTCCCACTCTCAGCGCAGGGACAGCACCCTCCCTCCCTGGGGCGATGCCCAGGGGCTGCCCCCGCACCCCACCGGCAGGGACAGCCAGCCTCAGCCAGAGGGGCGGTGGGTCCCTGGAGCCAGCCTGGCTGCCATGCCCACTGctacctcccagctgcagcagatggctggagcagggggctcCATGGCCGGTAGGTGGCCTGGTCTTGCTCCCGCTGTGCTCAGCGCTGGCCAACTGGAGcttggggacagggcctgggagCTCCCGCCAGGCCTGGCTCCAGTGCACGGCCGCCTGACAGAGCCGGCTCCCCCGGCACAAGGGAGCCCCGCCTGGAGGCTCaccccagcctgggcagagggGGCCATGCTGGAAACCAGAGCCCCGGCCTGGACAGAGGGGCTCTCAGCTCATCAGAGAAGCACTCGGCGGGCACTGCCCGGATCCGCGACCCAGCCACCGCACCTCCCCGGGAAAGCTGCTCCTGGTGCAGAACAGGGACTGGAGCACCCCCGcaccaggcccgccctctacaccAGCCTGGAAACGTCGCCCGCCCCAACGTCTCCTCGCCCAG gggctgcagcagaggaGGAGATTGGGGCCCCGCAGCGAGTCCGGGGAGCTGTGGACCCAAGGGCCCCCGTGAACAACACCTCCACggccacctctgcccccagcccgcTGCCTCCGGGGACCACGCACTCAG ATGGGACCCGACCTCCTGGCCATGGCAGCACCACGGCCCCtgtgcccacctcaccccagcccccagccactcCCCGGCGGGGCCTGATCAGAGTCACCACCCAGCGAGCTCTCCAGCGCCCCCCTCCGCCCGAGCCTGGGCCCAGCCTGCCCGGCCTAGCGCCTGCCTCCAGCCCGCCCTGTCCCCAGGCCAGCGGGGCCTGCAGCCTCCTGCCGCGCAACCAGACGCTGCTGCGCTGGGCCGACCTGCAGCACACGCTCGGCTTCGCCTGGGAGCTGCACCTCTATGGCACCGGCTCCCTCTTCCTGCTGCTCAGCCTGGCCTGCCTGGCCAGCCTCGTCGTCTCGCCCGTCCTGGGCCCGCCCCACCTGCCCTACACCCTGGGGGCCAACGCCCTGCTGCTGGCCGTCGGCCTGCTCCGCGCCACCTTCCTCCTCGCCGACCCCTACGGCGCCAGGGCCCGGCTGCCCGCCCCGGCCATGCGGCTGCTCTACAATGCGCCCTTCCCGCTGCTGCTCGGCGCCTtcgccctgctgctgcccccccggCAGAGCCTGCCCCTGCTGGCCGCGCTGGCCGCGCTCCAGAGCGCCGGGCTGCTGGGCGCCGACCTGCTCTCGCCCCTGCTGAGCCCCGCCCTGGGCGTGGGGCTGCGTCTGCTCTCCTGCGCCCTCGGCGCCTCCCTCCTGCTGGCCAGCCTGGCTGCGTCTTGGCGGCTGCGGCCCCACCGGCCGGCCGCGGCCCAGCGGCTGTCGCGTGGCTGCGAGGAGCCCCAGGAGCTGCCTGGGCAGGGTGGAGCCCTCCAGGGGCTAGGCCCCTGCCCGCGGGTGCTGCTGGGGTGCAGCGCTCTGGGGCTGCTGTGCTGCGGGTTCCAGGCCTACGGGGCCCTGTggctggggggggtgctgggcccGCCGGGGGAGTTCTCCTGGCCCTGGTGGTTCGTGCAGTCCTGGTTCCGGACCTGCGAGCTGCTGCTGGCCTTTGCCCTGTGCTGCGCGGCCTCGCACCCCTTCTGCCCGCGCCGCGGCTCCGCCGACCACGCCTGCTGGGCCAAGCTCGGCCGCTACTTCTGCCCCCACCGCCCGGCCGGGGCGCCCGAGTACCCCAACGACTGCCGCCACTGGGCCAGCGGCACGCAGGAGCGGGCGGCCAACGGCGACATCCGCGAGAGCCTGATCCGCAGCCCGCCCGAGCAGGTGCCCCTGCGGGCGCTGAAGGACAGCAACGAGGCCAGGGCGGCGGGGGCCTGCTCGGCGGGGGGCTCCCCCTCCTCGCTGTGCCGGCCCGGCCTcagccccccctgccccggcGCCACGCACGGGGGGCACGCCTGCTCCGAGAGGGCGTCGGCCCTGTCGCTGGGGGCGCTGGAGTTCCGCCCGCCCTCGCCCATCAGCCTGAGCCGCAGCATCGACGAGGCCCTCTTCAAGGAGCACCTGGTGCGTGACAGCGTCTTCCTGCGCGCCAGCCTGCAGGGCTCCGGGCGCCTGGCACGCCGGGACTCCTGCTCCTCGCTGCGCAGCGGCTCGGCCCTGACGCCCCTGGCCGAGCCCCGGCTGCCCGCCGAGGCCTGGCCGCGCCGCAGCTCGCTCAGCGACCTGCCCTCCCAGAGCGCCAGCCTGCCCCCGGGCCAGGGCCTGCCCAGCGAGCCCCCCACCGAGGGCGCCATCTCGGGCAGCTCCCTCGACAGCTTCTCCGGGGGCTCCCTGAAGATCAGCTGGAACCCCTGGCGGCATGGCCTCTCCTCGCTGGAGAGCTTGCCCCGGGAGGAGACGCCCAGCCGGGCCCCGCTGCTCCCCGAGGAGGCCCCTGGGCCCGGCACCCCAGGAGGGGCCGGAGACTCTGAGTGCGAAGCCAGGGAGAGGTTCCTGGCGCTCAGCAAGCAGGTGGATTCCCGCAGTCTGTCGAGTGACACCATTGAGCTGTGA